The Fusarium falciforme chromosome 7, complete sequence genome window below encodes:
- a CDS encoding Aminotran-5 domain-containing protein, producing the protein MSKLDVSAIRAAFPALQQDQVFLDNAGGSQTLGTVVDSIRDYLSNNNVQLGATYPVGQKCNALFDEGEAAGARYINASTDEIVFGSSTTQLFRNLSYTLQFDEGDELVISQVDHEANIASWVDLAARQKLVLKWWKPKDLSNPKLHASDLPELLSPRTRLVTCTHSSNILGTIHDIPAIAREVHKIPGALLCVDGVAYAPHRPIDVKAFGVDFYCFSWYKVYGPHVSMLYASHDAQKHMKSLGHFFNPSATLKDKLALAGGNYELVQSISKVVEYLTSGAHEWESMIAHEAELSSVLLDYLNSRPEITVRGETTADPSKRLATVSFSLDGWSPRKFVETVEAQSNYGFRWGAFYSNRLVCELLGQTDEGIVRISMAHYTTVDEIKGIIAVMDKVLSSA; encoded by the exons ATGTCCAAATTAGACGTTTCCGCCATCCGAGCGGCCTTTCCCGCTCTTCAACAGGATCAGGTCTTTCTTGACAACGCAGGCGGCAGCCAGACGCTGGGCACCGTCGTTGACTC GATCCGGGACTATCTCTCCAACAACAATGTCCAGTTGGGAGCTACCTACCCCGTGGGACAGAAGTGCAATGCTCTCttcgacgagggcgaggccGCTGGTGCGAGGTACATTAACGCTTCCACGGATGAGATTG TCTTCGGGTCTTCGACCACCCAGTTGTTCCGCAACCTCTCGTACACCCTGCAGTTTGACGAGGGAGATGAGCTAGTTATCTCTCAGGTCGACCATGAGGCCAACATCGCCTCTTGGGTGGACCTTGCCGCTCGGCAGAAGCTGGTCCTCAAGTGGTGGAAGCCAAAGGACCTCAGCAACCCGAAGCTCCACGCCAGTGACCTCCCTGAGCTCTTGTCACCACGCACCAGGCTGGTCACCTGTACGCACTCGAGCAACATCCTCGGCACCATCCACGACATCCCGGCCATCGCCCGCGAGGTGCACAAGATTCCCGGGGCCTTGCTCTGCGTGGATGGTGTGGCGTATGCGCCCCATAGACCCATCGACGTCAAGGCTTTTGGAGTCGACTTCTACTGCTTCTCATGGTACAAAGTGTACGGACCCCATGTCTCTATGCTATACGCCAGCCATGACGCCCAGAAACACATGAAATCGTTGGGTCACTTCTTCAACCCCTCCGCAACCCTCAAGGATAAGCTAGCCCTGGCCGGAGGCAACTACGAGCTTGTGCAGTCCATCTCCAAGGTTGTCGAGTATCTCACCAGCGGAGCGCACGAGTGGGAAAGCATGATCGCGCACGAGGCCGAACTCTCGTCGGTGCTCCTCGACTACCTCAACTCGCGACCAGAAATTACCGTGAGGGGAGAGACGACTGCCGACCCAAGCAAGCGGCTTGCCACCGTGAGCTTCAGCCTCGATGGATGGAGCCCTCGAAAGTTTGTCGAAACGGTCGAAGCCCAGTCGAACTATGGGTTCCGCTGGGGAGCCTTCTACTCTAACAGATTGGTCTgcgagcttcttggccagacAGACGAGGGCATAGTACGGATCAGCATGGCCCATTACACGACAG TTGATGAGATTAAAGGAATTATTGCAGTTATGGACAAGGTTCTTTCGTCTGCTTAA
- a CDS encoding Carboxylic ester hydrolase: protein MSPQFRPERAAVVRLRTSSIPSYIQTIVGKPSPISDDIEEFRGIPYAHVPGRWEHSRLRDRLPRDVFDATENGPRCPTQRKGNSQPFQSYLPYPNDREDEFECLNLLIVRPSKEALAKHNLDTETTQLPVLVWIHGGGFTDGAATDPVWDPGHIILRGLSKGTPFIAVSINYRLNIFGFGASSDMLAAQGSHASLKGVNFGLYDQKLALIWVKRSIAAFGGDDTKITIMGNSAGGISCHLHLLEAELGTKKPLFRRAGLMSGACGGLDLTSLEKADERWADLYRLWSVQAHNPIDRLNMLRRIPAKDLLSSVSELHWVLFMLVMDQLTIKESNLGCGVSVHLGQGGLDDQIKSADDNIQIMLSATDDEFRGFAHIANWDYPKFHSLVASSYPSEAAAEEVLEAYGILHTSSAKELFEAFSQFISDATMVHKVYRASEFFKAHRGKQALLHGNNPERVGVQYYHFEFGNPFSGPMQGIAHHGVELVYAFGTFHDALEKADQGILEGYIEPDQELAEVTVPEPPSNTEAAEYRKSNIDLGYELQDKLIQFVVEDCRETDQHANPDEITRFCHHRSVRMESWSSSEKWVAKRKKFELLDKDLDSLITATKRLVGSVIGMALW from the exons ATGTCTCCCCAATTCAGACCTGAACGGGCTGCGGTCGTGAGGTTACGTACAAGCTCTATCCCCAGCTACATCCAAACTATTGTTGGCAAACCATCGCCCATCTCTGATGACATCGAGGAGTTTCGTGGCATACCGTATGCCCATGTGCCGGGAAGATGGGAGCACTCGCGCCTGAGAGATCGTTTACCGCGTGATGTATTTGACGCTACAGAGAACGG CCCGCGATGCCCTACGCAACGCAAGGGAAACTCACAACCGTTTCAATCATACTTACCGTACCCGAACGACCGCGAGGATGAGTTTGAATGTTTGAACCTTCTCATCGTGCGCCCGAGCAAGGAAGCACTTGCAAAGCACAATCTTGATACCGAGACGACCCAGCTGCCTGTGCTTGTTTGGATCCACGGTGGAGGCTTTACAGACGGCGCAGCCACGGATCCAGTATGGG ATCCCGGCCATATTATCCTTCGTGGACTCTCAAAGGGAACGCCTTTTATTGCGGTATCCATCAACTATCGTCTCAACATTTTTGGGTTCGGTGCTTCATCCGACATGCTTGCGGCCCAGGGCAGTCATGCCTCTCTCAAGGGCGTGAATTTCGGTCTCTACGATCAGAAGCTTGCTTTGATCTGGGTAAAGCGCAGCATTGCTGCATTTGGAGGAGATGACACAAAGATTACAATCATGGGCAATTCCGCTGGTGGAATTTCATGCCACCTTCACCTTCTCGAGGCGGAATTAGGCACAAAGAAACCGCTATTCCGTAGGGCTGGTTTGATGTCAGGGGCGTGTGGGGGTCTCGATTTGACATCGCTGGAAAAAGCAGACGAGCGCTGGGCAGACCTGTACCGATTGTGGTCAGTCCAAGCCCACAACCCGATCGATCGACTCAACATGTTGAGAAGAATACCTGCCAAGGATCTGCTTAGTAGCGTCTCAGAGCTTCACTGGGTGCTTTTCATGTTGGTCATGGACCAGTTGACTATCAAGGAAAGCAACTTGGGCTGTGGTGTTTCCGTCCACCTTGGACAAGGCGGATTGGACGACCAAATCAAGTCGGCCGACGACAACATTCAAATCATGTTGAGCGCAACGGACGACGAGTTCAGAGGCTTTGCCCATATTGCTAACTGGGATTACCCCAAATTTCACTCTCTTGTCGCGTCTAGCTATCCCTCAGAGGCAGCAGCTGAGGAGGTTCTTGAAGCATACGGTATCCTGCATACATCATCCGCTAAAGAACTTTTTGAGGCGTTCTCCCAGTTCATATCTGATGCCACGATGGTACATAAAGTATATCGCGCAAGCGAGTTCTTCAAGGCTCATCGTGGAAAGCAAGCTCTCCTCCATGGTAATAACCCCGAGCGCGTGGGTGTACAATACTACCATTTCGAATTCGGCAATCCCTTCTCCGGCCCCATGCAAGGAATTGCGCATCACGGCGTTGAGTTGGTCTATGCCTTTGGCACTTTCCACGACGCGTTGGAGAAGGCTGACCAGGGGATTTTGGAGGGTTATATTGAACCCGATCAAGAGCTTGCAGAAGTTACTGTTCCTGAACCCCCATCGAATACCGAAGCTGCGGAGTACCGCAAGTCCAACATTGACTTGGGTTATGAACTGCAGGACAAGTTGATCCAATTTGTTGTTGAGGATTGTCGAGAGACCGACCAGCATGCGAATCCCGATGAGATAACGAGATTTTGTCACCACCGATCGGTCCGCATGGAGAGTTGGTCCAGTAGCGAGAAATGGGtggcaaagaggaagaaattTGAGCTTTTAGATAAGGATTTGGATTCTTTAATAACTGCCACAAAGAGACTTGTAGGGAGCGTTATAGGTATGGCACTGTGGTGA
- a CDS encoding Putative aldehyde dehydrogenase FUS7 — MDFTTFHNIIGGKPRASDNSHSGVDPLTRTPLWPVPTASPQDVDDAVEAAQRALPAWSKMSYDERTGLLEKFADLYLSRAGDFCQLLASECGRTVENAAIEVYWAAQWIRYPSSYKLPEEQIEDDAKTAIVTCEPLGVVAAICPWNFPLMLAIGKIAPALATGNCVILKPSPFTPYTSLKLVELAQEVFPPSVIQVLSGGNDLGPALVKHPGIQKISFTGSTATGKQILKDGADTMKRITLETAGNNPAIILPDINVTATVPHISGGLWFNAGQVCIAPRRLYIHADIFDAFVEALVETTKEATKEMSKIGPVQNELQFRKLVKTLDDAKSAGHDMATGGPLAESERGGFFLRPTIIKDASPESSIISGEHFGPIVTCVRFSNADEAVHLANAGESGLAASIWTTDSTAAKALASRLDVGSVYINGPPQPDPRVPFGGHKQSGLGVEYGLQGLLSFCQTKAVYLYK, encoded by the exons ATGGATTTCACTACCTTTCACAACATCATCGGCGGTAAGCCTCGTGCGAGTGACAATTCTCACTCCGGCGTTGATCCTCTCACCCGTACTCCGCTGTGGCCCGTTCCCACTGCGTCACCCCAAGACGTCGACGATGCGGTTGAGGCAGCTCAGCGTGCATTGCCTGCTTGGTCGAAAATGTCGTACGATGAGCGAACAGGGCTTCTAGAGAAGTTTGCAGACTTGTATCTTTCACGTGCTGGCGACTTTTGTCAGTTGCTCGCCTCGGAATGTGGGCGAACA GTTGAGAATGCGGCAATTGAAGTATACTGGGCTGCTCAATGGATTAGATATCCGT CAAGCTACAAACTGCCCGAAGAGCAGATCGAGGATGACGCGAAGACGGCGATTGTGACCTGCGAGcctcttggtgttgtcgcCGCCATCTGTCCTTGGAATT TCCCTCTCATGCTAG CGATCGGCAAGATTGCGCCCGCTCTTGCTACTGGAAACTGCGTAATCCTCAAGCCCTC TCCATTCACACCGTATACGTCCCTGAAGCTTGTCGAGCTCGCCCAGGAGGTCTTCCCTCCATCGGTGATCCAAGTCCTCAGCGGCGGAAACGACCTTGGCCCAGCCCTCGTCAAACATCCGGGAATCCAGAAAATCTCCTTCACCGGATCTACGGCTACAGGGAAGCAGATCCTCAAGGATGGCGCTGACACGATGAAAAGGATCACTCTAGAAAC CGCTGGAAACAACCCTGCCATTATTCTCCCGGATATCAACGTCACAGCCACCGTGCCGCATATCTCCGGCGGACTATGGTTCAATGCCGGACAGGTTTGCATCGCACCCCGTAGGCTGTACATCCACGCCGACATCTTTGATGCATTTGTTGAGGCATTGGTGGAGACTACCAAGGAGGCAACTAAGGAGATGTCCAAGATCGGACCAGTGCAGAATGAGCTACAGTTTAGGAAACTCGTAAAGACCCTGGACGACGCCAAATCTGCTGGACACGACATGGCTACAGGTGGACCACTAGCCGAGTCCGAAAGAGGAGGTTTCTTTCTCCGTCCGACGATAATCAAGGACGCCTCACCAGAGTCAAGCATCATCAGCGGGGAGCACTTTG GACCCATCGTGACCTGCGTCAGATTCTCCAATGCCGACGAAGCGGTCCACCTGGCCAATGCCGGCGAATCGGGCCTCGCCGCGAGCATCTGGACGACCGACTCAACCGCCGCCAAGGCACTCGCGTCACGGCTCGACGTGGGCAGCGTGTACATCAACGGACCTCCGCAGCCAGACCCACGGGTGCCGTTCGGGGGCCATAAGCAGAGCGGCCTGGGTGTGGAGTACGGGCTGCAGGGGTTGCTCTCCTTCTGCCAGACCAAGGCTGTGTACCTGTACAAGTGA
- a CDS encoding Efflux pump FUS6 → MGQSQDNAQLTTASPPAEKDMSSNDNPPESEPAAPKKGARFWLVFIAIALTTFLAALDTSIISTALPTIASDLGSNSLYVWIVDSYLLASTATIPIFAQAANIYGRRSLTLIAVCLFTLGSGLCGGAHNTAMMIGGRSVQGVGGGGILTMSEIVVCDMVSVRERGMYAGIIGGVWAIASVIAPIMGGAFAQNVSWRWIFYINLPIAGVVLVALIVFLKLARPPTGTFKEQMSRIDWGGSVLLIASVTAVVLALSWGGSEHPWSSWRTLVPLILGLVGQLAFFAYQGAPWLKEPTMPLRLFGNRTSSTLFVISFVHSMLLFWACYFLPVYFQAVKKASPARSAVMLFPIATTSAPGGVIAGIFITKTGKYRVWHFVGFALMSISCGLFTLLDDKSSIGRWVGFQLLFGFGTGFVFTSCLPPILASLPDSDVATATGAWTFLRNFGSIWGIAIPAAAFNTRVNSSLDKVSDGSVRAMLVNGGAYEHATKTFIQAFNNTPRLKAEIVQVYLDGLKLVWQVSIAFSVLGFVLAFLVKSLTLRDELNTEYGLEEKDTSKEKSSEEGNTS, encoded by the coding sequence ATGGGTCAATCTCAAGATAATGCGCAGCTTACAACTGCATCTCCTCCTGCGGAAAAAGACATGTCGTCTAACGACAATCCCCCCGAGTCTGAGCCCGCAGCTCCCAAGAAAGGCGCCCGCTTCTGGctcgtcttcatcgccatcgctcTAACGACTTTCCTCGCAGCCCTCGACACGTCCATCATTTCCACGGCTCTTCCCACGATTGCTTCAGATCTAGGCTCCAACTCTCTCTACGTCTGGATTGTCGATTCCTACCTTCTCGCTTCGACGGCCACCATTCCCATCTTTGCGCAAGCCGCCAACATCTATGGACGACGCAGTCTTACACTCATCGCCGTGTGCTTGTTCACCCTCGGCAGCGGCCTTTGCGGCGGTGCTCATAATACCGCCATGATGATCGGAGGTCGTTCTGTACAAGgtgtcggcggcggcggcatcCTCACAATGTCAGAGATTGTCGTCTGCGATATGGTCTCTGTTCGGGAGCGAGGCATGTACGCTGGAATCATCGGTGGTGTCTGGGCTATTGCATCAGTCATCGCTCCCATCATGGGCGGCGCCTTTGCTCAGAACGTTTCGTGGCGATGGATCTTTTACATCAACCTCCCCATTGCTGGCGTCGTGCTCGTCGCTTTGATCGTGTTCCTCAAGCTCGCTCGTCCGCCAACGGGCACGTTCAAGGAACAAATGTCGCGAATTGACTGGGGTGGTAGTGTCCTCTTGATCGCTTCAGTCACGGCCGTTGTTCTTGCTTTGAGCTGGGGCGGCTCTGAGCACCCTTGGTCTTCGTGGAGAACCCTCGTTCCTCTGATCCTCGGTCTAGTCGGTCAATTGGCCTTCTTTGCCTACCAGGGCGCACCTTGGCTCAAGGAGCCGACAATGCCTCTCCGTCTGTTTGGCAATCGGACCTCATCCACTCTCTTCGTCATCAGCTTTGTCCATAGTATGCTGCTCTTCTGGGCCTGCTACTTCCTTCCCGTCTACTTCCAAGCTGTCAAAAAGGCTAGCCCTGCTCGTTCAGCTGTGATGCTCTTCCCCATTGCCACCACGAGTGCCCCAGGCGGTGTCATTGCCGGCATATTCATCACAAAGACAGGCAAATACCGAGTGTGGCACTTTGTCGGCTTCGCTCTCATGTCAATCTCGTGCGGTCTTTTCACGCTCCTCGACGATAAATCGTCGATCGGTCGCTGGGTCGGTTTCCAGCTGCTCTTCGGTTTCGGCACAGGCTTCGTCTTCACCAGCTGTCTGCCGCCCATCTTGGCCAGTCTTCCCGACTCTGACGTCGCCACGGCCACAGGCGCGTGGACATTTTTGCGAAACTTTGGCTCCATCTGGGGAATTGCTATCCCGGCCGCGGCCTTCAACACTCGCGTCAATTCGTCTCTTGACAAGGTGTCGGATGGTAGTGTGCGAGCAATGCTCGTCAACGGCGGAGCCTACGAGCACGCGACCAAGACATTTATCCAGGCATTCAACAACACTCCCAGGCTCAAGGCGGAGATTGTCCAGGTCTACCTGGATGGGCTGAAATTGGTCTGGCAGGTCTCAATTGCGTTTTCAGTGCTTGGGTTTGTTCTGGCCTTTTTGGTCAAGTCACTGACGCTACGCGATGAACTCAACACTGAGTATggtctcgaggagaaggacacATCCAAGGAGAAGTCGAGCGAGGAGGGAAATACTTCGTGA